The following proteins are encoded in a genomic region of Desulfosoma sp.:
- the ileS gene encoding isoleucine--tRNA ligase produces the protein MDYKKTLNLPKTDFPMKANLAQREPEMLARWERMDLYGKLRQASAGRTPYILHDGPPYANGHIHLGTALNKILKDMIVKSRQMSGFDAIYVPGWDCHGLPIEHQVDKELGLKKKSMTQVEIRRHCRAYAEKFIDIQREEFKRLGVLGEWDNPYLTMSYDYEATIARELGRFFERESVIRSKKPIYWCCSCRTALAEAEVEYHDHVSPSIYVKFPLSDESRAAFPELKDVPVFVLIWTTTPWTLPANLAIALHPDFAYAAVRVNGEVWILAEGLLESCMKTFGISVYEKVRTFSSRELEGLTCRHPFIDRESRLVLGTHVTLDAGTGCVHTAPGHGREDYDTALEYGLDVYSPVDDDGCFTEDVPFFAGQFVFDANPAVNAKLRDLGALVLETNVSHSYPHCWRCKKPVIFRATEQWFISMERNDLRKKALKAIDEVQWVPSWGRDRIYQMIENRPDWCISRQRSWGVPITVFICRKCGEILASPEVFEKVTALFEKEGADCWFEREASELLPEGAVCRGCGGTDFEKEMDILDVWFDSGVSHAAVLERRPYLRSPADLYLEGSDQHRGWFHSSLLASVGTRDRAPYKAVLTHGFVVDGQGYKMSKSLGNVIAPDEIIEKFGAEILRLWVSAEDYRDDIRISQDILQRLSETYRRIRNTWRFLLGNLHDFKPTQDSVPAEAMLELDRYALHTLQKLVGKVRRAYDRFEFHRVYHAVHNYCAVDLSAFYLDILKDRLYTAPPASVKRRSAQTALYRILTTLLKLMAPILSFTAEEAWAHLPGDHGPSVHLEAFPEVDESLLDEALEERWERILRLRADVSRALEAARQAKTIGHPLDACVRLDLPEEWRQVLGQDAELLRTVFIVSEVRLEKLDDQPGVKEGQEVSGLKVLVEPASGEKCERCWVVAKTVGAFSDHPTICGRCHDVLSASG, from the coding sequence ATGGACTACAAGAAGACGCTGAACCTTCCCAAGACCGATTTTCCCATGAAGGCAAACCTGGCCCAGCGCGAACCGGAAATGCTTGCCCGGTGGGAACGCATGGACCTTTACGGAAAGCTTCGCCAAGCTTCTGCAGGCCGAACACCTTATATCCTGCACGACGGTCCGCCTTACGCCAACGGCCACATTCATTTAGGCACGGCCCTGAACAAGATTCTCAAGGACATGATCGTCAAGAGCCGCCAGATGAGCGGGTTTGACGCCATTTATGTGCCTGGATGGGATTGCCATGGGTTGCCCATCGAACACCAGGTGGACAAGGAACTCGGACTCAAGAAAAAAAGCATGACCCAGGTGGAGATTCGAAGACATTGTCGTGCGTACGCCGAAAAGTTCATCGATATTCAGCGTGAGGAATTCAAACGCCTGGGCGTTTTGGGCGAATGGGACAATCCGTATCTGACCATGTCCTATGACTACGAAGCCACCATTGCTCGAGAACTGGGCCGGTTTTTTGAACGGGAAAGCGTGATTCGAAGCAAGAAACCCATCTACTGGTGTTGCAGTTGCCGAACAGCCCTTGCGGAAGCCGAAGTGGAATACCATGACCATGTGTCCCCGTCGATCTATGTGAAGTTTCCCTTGAGTGATGAAAGTCGAGCGGCTTTCCCGGAATTAAAGGATGTGCCCGTTTTTGTTCTTATCTGGACGACCACACCCTGGACCCTTCCGGCCAATCTGGCCATTGCGCTGCATCCGGATTTCGCCTACGCGGCCGTTCGAGTGAACGGCGAGGTGTGGATTCTTGCCGAGGGACTCTTGGAAAGCTGCATGAAAACCTTTGGGATCAGCGTCTACGAAAAGGTTCGAACCTTTTCCAGCCGTGAACTGGAAGGGCTTACCTGCCGCCATCCTTTCATCGATCGGGAGTCGCGTCTTGTGCTCGGAACCCATGTAACCCTGGATGCCGGCACAGGGTGTGTGCACACGGCCCCGGGTCATGGTCGGGAAGACTATGACACGGCCCTGGAATACGGGTTGGATGTGTATTCCCCCGTGGACGACGATGGTTGTTTCACCGAGGATGTGCCGTTCTTTGCCGGGCAGTTTGTCTTTGACGCCAATCCGGCCGTGAATGCCAAGCTCAGGGATTTGGGCGCCCTGGTTCTGGAAACCAACGTTTCTCACAGTTATCCTCACTGTTGGCGCTGCAAGAAACCTGTCATCTTTCGAGCCACCGAACAGTGGTTCATTTCCATGGAACGCAATGACCTTCGCAAGAAGGCTCTGAAAGCGATCGATGAAGTGCAATGGGTGCCGTCATGGGGCCGGGATCGTATCTATCAGATGATCGAAAACCGTCCCGACTGGTGTATTTCTCGACAGCGCTCGTGGGGAGTGCCCATCACGGTTTTTATCTGCCGAAAATGCGGAGAAATTCTGGCTTCACCTGAAGTTTTTGAAAAGGTGACGGCACTTTTTGAGAAAGAAGGGGCCGACTGCTGGTTTGAAAGGGAAGCCTCGGAACTCCTTCCGGAAGGAGCTGTGTGTCGCGGCTGCGGCGGGACCGATTTTGAAAAGGAAATGGACATTCTGGATGTGTGGTTCGATTCCGGAGTGTCACATGCGGCGGTTTTGGAACGGCGTCCCTATTTGCGATCCCCCGCCGATCTTTACTTGGAAGGCAGTGACCAGCATCGAGGCTGGTTCCATTCGTCCCTTTTGGCATCGGTGGGCACGCGGGATCGAGCTCCTTACAAAGCGGTGCTGACCCATGGTTTCGTGGTGGACGGACAAGGCTACAAGATGTCCAAGTCCTTGGGAAACGTCATTGCGCCCGATGAAATCATCGAGAAGTTCGGAGCGGAAATTTTACGTTTGTGGGTTTCCGCCGAAGACTATCGGGACGACATTCGTATATCCCAGGATATTCTGCAGCGTTTGAGTGAAACCTACCGAAGGATTCGAAACACTTGGAGGTTTCTGCTGGGGAACCTGCACGATTTCAAGCCGACTCAAGACAGTGTGCCTGCCGAAGCCATGCTTGAACTGGATCGCTACGCTTTGCACACGCTGCAAAAGCTGGTCGGTAAGGTGCGACGTGCTTACGACCGGTTTGAATTTCACCGTGTGTATCATGCCGTCCATAACTACTGCGCGGTGGACCTCAGCGCCTTTTATCTGGATATCCTTAAGGATCGCCTCTACACGGCACCGCCGGCCAGTGTTAAGCGCCGATCGGCGCAGACGGCCTTGTATCGTATTCTTACCACGCTGCTCAAACTCATGGCGCCCATCTTGTCCTTTACGGCGGAAGAAGCGTGGGCCCACCTGCCCGGGGATCACGGACCGTCCGTGCATTTGGAAGCCTTTCCTGAGGTGGACGAATCTCTTCTCGATGAAGCTTTAGAAGAACGATGGGAACGGATTCTTCGTCTACGTGCCGATGTGAGCCGTGCCCTGGAAGCGGCTCGACAGGCCAAAACCATCGGACATCCTCTGGATGCCTGCGTCCGATTGGATCTTCCTGAAGAATGGCGCCAAGTTTTGGGTCAAGATGCCGAACTGTTGCGCACGGTGTTTATCGTGTCAGAGGTCCGGCTGGAAAAGCTGGACGATCAGCCCGGGGTCAAGGAAGGTCAGGAGGTTTCGGGCCTCAAGGTTTTGGTGGAACCGGCATCTGGAGAAAAATGCGAACGTTGCTGGGTGGTTGCCAAGACCGTGGGCGCTTTTTCGGATCATCCTACCATTTGCGGTCGTTGCCACGACGTTCTGAGTGCGAGCGGGTGA
- the lspA gene encoding signal peptidase II, translated as MKGFRKLFMLLESGSTADARPSAYLLLALVVLGVFVVDQATKAWVLAALPLYSQKEIISGFFNLVHVRNTGVAFSFFAGSESPWRVYGLSGLTFMALVVIFFLYRQTGSEEKARRVALGLIAGGALGNVVDRLRFGNVVDFLDFYIGPYHWPAFNVADMAVTTGAALLLFTVLRTEKKTHPPFEKNPASSSTKT; from the coding sequence GTGAAGGGGTTTCGAAAGCTTTTTATGCTTCTTGAAAGCGGGAGTACGGCTGACGCACGGCCTTCGGCGTACCTTTTACTCGCCTTGGTGGTGCTGGGTGTTTTCGTGGTGGACCAGGCCACCAAGGCGTGGGTGCTTGCCGCCTTGCCGCTTTACAGTCAGAAGGAAATCATTTCCGGTTTTTTTAACCTGGTGCATGTTCGAAACACGGGAGTGGCTTTCAGCTTTTTTGCAGGAAGCGAAAGCCCATGGCGGGTGTACGGGCTTTCGGGCCTGACCTTCATGGCCTTGGTGGTGATTTTCTTTCTGTATCGCCAAACCGGTTCTGAAGAAAAGGCAAGACGCGTGGCTTTAGGACTTATCGCCGGAGGAGCCCTCGGCAATGTGGTGGACCGCCTACGGTTTGGAAACGTTGTGGATTTTCTGGACTTTTACATCGGACCCTATCACTGGCCGGCCTTCAATGTGGCCGATATGGCTGTGACGACCGGAGCCGCCCTTTTACTGTTCACTGTGCTGCGCACCGAAAAAAAAACTCATCCACCCTTTGAAAAAAACCCCGCGTCATCATCCACAAAAACCTAA
- a CDS encoding prepilin-type N-terminal cleavage/methylation domain-containing protein yields the protein MLIKMRENKGFTLVELMIVVAIIGILAAVAVPFYQRYVQKSRLTSLVFPALHSIETNIAAFYAVRNSFPNSISGMTADADMSYIDNATFDGNQGKLTIIINGRTALKQLDGKTLTATAKTSGGKITTWELGGTLADELGLK from the coding sequence ATGTTGATCAAGATGAGAGAAAACAAAGGCTTCACCTTGGTGGAACTCATGATTGTGGTGGCCATCATCGGCATCCTGGCCGCCGTGGCGGTGCCCTTTTATCAGCGCTATGTTCAAAAATCACGACTCACCTCTCTCGTTTTTCCCGCACTCCACTCCATCGAGACCAACATCGCAGCCTTTTACGCTGTAAGGAATAGTTTTCCGAATTCCATATCGGGCATGACGGCGGATGCCGACATGAGCTATATTGACAACGCAACCTTTGATGGTAACCAAGGGAAGCTTACCATTATTATAAACGGTCGGACCGCTCTCAAACAGCTGGATGGTAAAACTCTTACGGCTACGGCTAAAACAAGCGGCGGTAAGATCACTACCTGGGAATTGGGTGGCACTCTAGCGGACGAGCTTGGTCTTAAATAA
- a CDS encoding prepilin-type N-terminal cleavage/methylation domain-containing protein, which produces MIRASQRKEKRGKASGVKVLAPLVTQRKKRTGGFTLVELMVTVAILAILAAVAVPAYVNYVNRARQSEAILALMNVKMDQEIFWDDHSRYAGTIGCLSSFGNTCSAGTSRVTASGYRVKITQAGASTFRAQAYKKVYPYASTDIIELYVTANTSDSAPKVLHPDAIAFSIFKWIFD; this is translated from the coding sequence GTGATCAGGGCATCCCAGCGAAAAGAAAAAAGAGGAAAAGCTTCCGGCGTCAAAGTCTTGGCTCCCTTGGTGACGCAAAGAAAAAAGCGGACGGGCGGGTTTACGCTGGTCGAACTTATGGTGACAGTAGCTATCTTGGCCATCCTAGCGGCTGTGGCCGTTCCCGCCTATGTCAACTACGTGAATCGGGCTCGGCAAAGTGAGGCTATTCTGGCTCTGATGAACGTCAAGATGGACCAAGAAATTTTCTGGGACGATCACAGCCGGTACGCCGGAACCATCGGCTGTCTTTCCTCGTTCGGAAATACCTGTTCGGCGGGTACGTCGCGCGTGACCGCAAGCGGCTACAGGGTCAAAATCACGCAAGCAGGGGCGAGCACCTTTCGAGCCCAAGCGTACAAAAAGGTCTATCCCTACGCGTCTACCGATATCATCGAACTTTACGTGACGGCGAACACGTCGGATTCGGCTCCGAAGGTGCTTCACCCTGACGCCATTGCCTTTTCGATTTTCAAATGGATTTTCGATTGA
- a CDS encoding GspH/FimT family pseudopilin, with translation MKTLRTDRGFTLVELMVTVAIVALLLKFVGWGLAGVTEYEDVRMAARRLETVIQEAKTLAYEKGAVYSLVFESKGYKLFRDDDGDDNKTEPDDGNCRRDNDNEPWIRSAELSSRVSMILESSLPKNSEGKVCLAFRSDGRLVKGSGGKVQFIGTSGSQATATINAMGWVHVD, from the coding sequence ATGAAAACGTTGAGGACGGATAGAGGTTTCACTTTGGTGGAATTGATGGTCACGGTCGCCATTGTGGCTTTGCTTCTCAAGTTTGTTGGATGGGGCTTGGCCGGCGTGACAGAGTACGAAGATGTGCGCATGGCGGCGCGTCGCCTGGAAACCGTTATTCAGGAAGCCAAGACCCTAGCCTATGAAAAGGGCGCGGTGTATTCGCTGGTCTTTGAATCCAAAGGCTACAAGCTTTTTCGCGACGACGACGGAGACGATAACAAGACGGAACCCGACGACGGAAATTGCCGTAGGGATAATGACAACGAGCCCTGGATACGAAGCGCGGAACTTTCGTCTCGGGTTTCAATGATTCTTGAAAGCAGCTTGCCGAAAAATTCTGAGGGCAAGGTCTGTCTTGCCTTTAGAAGCGATGGTCGTTTGGTAAAAGGTTCAGGTGGAAAGGTGCAGTTTATTGGAACGTCCGGGTCGCAGGCGACAGCAACGATCAATGCCATGGGGTGGGTTCATGTGGACTAG
- a CDS encoding prepilin-type N-terminal cleavage/methylation domain-containing protein, with protein sequence MWTRFRADSTRYTRPIDSKDKGFTLVEVLVSLLVLGVALMSLWGFHWTSRHVNMNSKREARALLLANEKLEAYRQAIADNKTYNPNGTETLTQDKVVYTRTTTSVLDPLYSWKRNVTVSVQWKEQRGGQGQVVLQTIVVP encoded by the coding sequence ATGTGGACTAGGTTTCGGGCCGACTCTACACGTTACACTAGGCCGATCGATTCAAAGGACAAGGGATTTACCTTGGTGGAAGTCCTGGTTTCCCTTTTGGTTCTGGGGGTTGCGCTCATGTCTTTATGGGGATTTCACTGGACTTCGCGCCATGTCAACATGAATTCCAAAAGAGAAGCGAGGGCCCTGCTTCTTGCCAATGAAAAACTGGAAGCCTATAGACAGGCCATAGCGGACAATAAAACTTATAACCCCAATGGGACAGAAACACTAACGCAAGATAAAGTCGTCTACACCAGGACAACAACGTCGGTCCTCGATCCTCTATACAGCTGGAAGAGAAATGTCACTGTTTCTGTGCAGTGGAAGGAGCAAAGAGGTGGCCAAGGCCAAGTGGTGCTTCAAACCATCGTGGTGCCCTAG